The Streptomyces luteogriseus genome includes a window with the following:
- a CDS encoding HD domain-containing protein: MSIPGPAEIKALHEKYAPTAEAFVLVHTHCEVVWAIAEQLLSAPHLAHLDAGLVRAGCLLHDIGVYRLYDAEGRLDHPNYVRHGLLGHEILEAEGFPEALRRFCSHHTGVGLTRHDIVSQGLPLPPADYLAVTEEERLVMYADKFHTKSRPSAFLSPDEYAAHIRRFGTDKVTAFEALRAEFGDPDLARPVPGFGAQGGATVAAAQA; the protein is encoded by the coding sequence GTGAGCATTCCGGGACCCGCAGAGATCAAGGCACTGCACGAGAAGTACGCGCCCACCGCCGAGGCGTTCGTCCTCGTCCACACGCACTGCGAGGTCGTCTGGGCAATCGCCGAGCAACTCCTTTCGGCGCCCCACCTCGCTCACCTCGACGCCGGTCTGGTGCGTGCCGGCTGCCTCCTCCATGACATCGGCGTCTACCGCCTCTACGACGCCGAGGGACGCCTGGACCACCCGAACTACGTCCGGCACGGCCTGCTCGGCCACGAGATCCTCGAAGCGGAGGGCTTCCCCGAGGCTCTCCGCCGCTTCTGCTCCCACCACACCGGCGTCGGACTCACCCGGCACGACATCGTGAGCCAGGGACTGCCCCTGCCTCCCGCCGACTACCTGGCGGTGACGGAGGAGGAGCGGCTGGTGATGTACGCGGACAAGTTCCACACCAAGTCCCGGCCCTCGGCGTTCCTCTCCCCCGACGAGTACGCCGCCCACATCCGCCGCTTCGGCACGGACAAGGTGACCGCGTTCGAGGCACTGCGCGCGGAGTTCGGCGACCCGGACCTCGCAAGGCCCGTACCGGGCTTCGGGGCACAGGGCGGCGCCACGGTGGCCGCCGCTCAGGCGTAG
- a CDS encoding tetratricopeptide repeat protein, protein MTEGRPEQEIARVELSAEQIHTMRARSAIDTLGPEHPDALTAMRELAQVLGSIPGRGEEAVELYQHVVRTQWTTLGDRHEDTLRTSVELAGLLHTTGQLRLSETAWRDTFRAQAETLGRDHPDTLRSATGLAAVLEDLGRAAEAEPLIRDVLERRARQLGRDHPDVLSATNAHAASLLKCGRHEEAERALRALVPRLEDLYGRDHERTIAARSNLGAVLVRLDRHAEAEEHIRAVVRSMEATSGPHHESTFTARNNLAAVLHAQQRYEEAVPILRAILGGRSALHGDDHPITVETRDNLANVLIDVGHHTEAAELLDRCVRDYRRTYGPGHPRPRAAEERLAWLRSP, encoded by the coding sequence GTGACGGAGGGCCGGCCGGAACAGGAGATCGCCCGCGTGGAGCTCTCCGCCGAACAGATCCACACCATGCGAGCCCGGTCCGCCATCGACACCCTGGGCCCCGAGCACCCGGACGCCCTCACCGCCATGCGCGAACTCGCCCAGGTCCTGGGATCGATCCCGGGGCGGGGCGAGGAAGCCGTCGAGCTCTACCAACACGTGGTACGCACCCAGTGGACCACGCTCGGCGACCGCCACGAGGACACCCTGCGCACCTCCGTCGAGCTGGCCGGACTCCTCCACACCACCGGACAACTGCGGCTCTCCGAGACAGCGTGGCGTGACACCTTCCGCGCCCAGGCGGAGACGCTCGGCCGTGATCACCCGGACACGTTGCGCAGCGCCACCGGACTCGCCGCGGTCCTGGAGGACCTCGGCCGCGCCGCCGAAGCCGAGCCGCTCATCCGGGACGTCCTGGAGCGCCGTGCCCGGCAGCTCGGCCGCGACCACCCCGACGTCCTGTCCGCCACCAACGCCCACGCCGCCTCGCTGCTCAAGTGCGGCCGCCACGAGGAGGCCGAGCGCGCCTTACGCGCCCTCGTGCCCCGACTGGAGGACCTGTACGGGCGCGATCACGAGAGAACGATCGCCGCCCGGAGCAACCTCGGCGCCGTCCTGGTCCGACTGGACCGCCACGCCGAGGCGGAAGAGCACATCCGTGCCGTCGTACGGTCGATGGAGGCGACGTCGGGGCCGCACCACGAGTCCACCTTCACCGCGCGCAACAACCTCGCCGCCGTCCTGCACGCCCAGCAGCGCTACGAGGAAGCCGTGCCCATCCTGCGGGCGATCCTGGGCGGGCGCAGCGCACTCCACGGTGATGATCACCCGATCACGGTCGAAACCCGGGACAACCTCGCCAACGTGCTGATCGATGTGGGGCACCACACGGAGGCCGCCGAGCTGCTCGACCGATGCGTACGCGACTACCGGCGTACCTACGGCCCCGGGCACCCCCGTCCGCGGGCCGCCGAGGAGAGGCTGGCCTGGCTGCGCTCCCCTTGA
- a CDS encoding CHAT domain-containing protein gives MFNASRARAADGPEGESHADRQLLHHLRTGDRQALDQAIALYRQLLASAAPDPRRTAVRAANLMVALQARYQLLRLPHDLEALVDLGRERAVCEPVRSQDVRLLGLAYQQRFALHGRPDDLDRAVETFDRAARLPQDAETVAQSLGALGEVLHLRHKIAADRGAAGAGTRATGSRDGDIAAPVPTDLVRATDAQRRALHVLPSGSDDRPGYRSNLAAMRFDAYRWDGDVSALREALDLWRAALADIPQGEPDRLLVLRNLAQALREWHEHAPEETHRSEMLHVHRTALAACPHGHPDRAELLACLGIALRLAAEATDEPASLEESAALLREALTLSRLGTPEHARRLNSLGNTLHRRAQRTGDAALLDEAVATLRRALAEQEPGTDMHAGTLANLAVALRERALQTDDLTALREASRLAREALHASPAPPSSQAARLGNLGVVLQSWHGVTGDTTAADEAIDVARRALDLVPAAGQPRADRLNHLANALRARFASTADVADLDEAVELLEEAARQVPYGDPALAVVLSNLGSARLTKHHATGEPGELEQALSELGRAVWAVTEHTSNHATYTKAYGDALRALHHRDGDPGVLRAAEDAYRQAAETRSLPAYERVLAAWEWGAAAADGDRWDEALPGYELALELLPFAASGRLERSDQERGLSRVRGLAAEAAACAVNAGRPERAVLLLEQGRGVLLGRAMATRDGLGRLRGAHPALAERFTRLRQRLDALEAAAADTAQGLLPAGTTDLRHTLAAELEHLVAEIRARPGFSDFLGAPPIEALLACADQGPVVLAYCSEFRNDALVLRDGDVLLVPLPHATPQAVAEQADRLEQALADAADPARDRAAQQTVSEVLAWTWDHVTGPVLGRLGLDGPTPDGEWHRLWWSPGGALASLPLHAAGHHGTAPGAVPDGGSVPAPVTAGPGPRTVLDRVVSSYTPTVGALRYARARAAAPRPHGPLLAVALPETPGARPLGGARREVEVLRGLLPTTVLSEERATFAQVMEALPRHPCVHFACHGVSEPADPSNGRLLVYDHATRPLTVREISRLELPAARLAVMSACETARGGGELADEAIHITSAFQLAGYPHAVGTLWPVHDAVAVRVTRLLYRELCTEGADDGPELDDTRTAHALHQAVLRCRVAYAASPSLWAAHVHAGA, from the coding sequence GTGTTCAACGCGAGTCGCGCGCGAGCGGCGGACGGACCGGAAGGGGAATCGCACGCCGACCGGCAGCTGCTCCACCATCTCCGGACGGGCGACCGGCAGGCCCTCGACCAGGCGATCGCGCTCTACCGGCAGTTGCTCGCCTCAGCGGCACCGGACCCTCGACGGACCGCCGTCCGGGCCGCCAACCTGATGGTCGCCCTCCAGGCCCGTTACCAACTGCTGCGGCTCCCGCACGACCTGGAGGCACTGGTCGACCTGGGCCGTGAACGAGCGGTGTGCGAACCGGTCCGCTCGCAGGACGTACGGCTCCTGGGCCTCGCCTACCAGCAACGGTTCGCGCTTCACGGGCGGCCCGACGACCTCGACCGAGCGGTGGAGACCTTCGACCGGGCGGCTCGCCTCCCCCAGGACGCCGAGACCGTGGCGCAGTCGCTCGGCGCACTCGGGGAGGTGCTGCACCTGCGGCACAAGATCGCCGCGGACCGCGGCGCCGCCGGTGCGGGGACCCGGGCCACCGGCTCCCGGGACGGGGACATCGCCGCCCCCGTCCCCACGGACCTCGTACGCGCGACGGACGCCCAACGGCGCGCGCTCCACGTGCTGCCGAGCGGATCGGACGACCGTCCCGGCTACCGGAGCAACCTGGCCGCGATGCGGTTCGACGCCTACCGGTGGGACGGGGATGTCAGCGCCCTGCGGGAGGCCCTCGACCTGTGGCGCGCCGCGCTGGCCGACATCCCCCAGGGTGAACCCGACCGCCTGCTCGTCCTGCGGAACCTCGCCCAGGCACTGCGCGAGTGGCACGAGCACGCCCCAGAGGAGACCCACCGGTCGGAGATGCTGCACGTGCACCGCACGGCCCTGGCCGCATGCCCGCACGGCCACCCGGACCGTGCCGAACTGCTCGCCTGCCTCGGCATCGCCCTGCGTCTGGCCGCGGAGGCCACCGACGAGCCGGCGTCGCTCGAGGAGTCCGCGGCGTTGCTGCGCGAGGCCTTGACACTGTCTCGCCTCGGCACCCCGGAACACGCCAGGAGACTGAACAGCCTCGGGAACACCCTGCACAGACGGGCGCAGCGCACCGGTGACGCGGCGCTGCTGGACGAGGCCGTCGCCACCCTGCGCAGGGCCCTCGCGGAGCAGGAACCGGGCACGGACATGCATGCCGGGACCCTGGCCAACCTCGCCGTCGCCCTGCGTGAACGCGCCCTCCAGACCGACGATCTGACCGCTCTGCGGGAAGCCTCCCGACTGGCCAGGGAAGCGCTCCACGCCTCACCGGCACCCCCCTCCTCCCAGGCCGCACGGCTCGGCAATCTGGGGGTGGTCCTGCAGAGCTGGCACGGCGTGACCGGAGACACCACGGCTGCCGACGAGGCGATCGACGTGGCCCGTCGGGCGCTCGACCTGGTGCCCGCGGCGGGGCAGCCGCGCGCCGACCGGCTGAACCACCTCGCCAACGCCCTGCGGGCCCGGTTCGCGTCCACCGCCGACGTCGCAGACCTCGACGAGGCCGTCGAACTCCTGGAGGAAGCAGCCCGGCAGGTGCCCTACGGCGATCCGGCCCTCGCGGTGGTCCTCTCCAACCTCGGCTCCGCCCGGCTCACCAAGCACCACGCCACCGGCGAGCCAGGAGAGTTGGAGCAGGCCCTCAGCGAACTGGGCCGCGCCGTATGGGCCGTCACCGAGCACACCTCGAACCACGCCACGTATACAAAGGCGTACGGCGACGCGCTGCGCGCCCTGCACCACCGGGACGGTGACCCCGGAGTGCTCCGTGCCGCCGAGGACGCCTACCGGCAGGCCGCCGAGACCAGGTCCCTGCCCGCCTACGAGCGGGTTCTCGCGGCCTGGGAATGGGGTGCCGCCGCCGCGGACGGCGACCGATGGGACGAGGCCCTCCCGGGCTACGAACTGGCCCTGGAACTCCTGCCCTTCGCCGCGTCCGGCCGACTGGAGCGCAGCGACCAGGAACGCGGTCTGTCCCGAGTGCGGGGCCTGGCCGCCGAAGCCGCCGCGTGCGCGGTCAACGCCGGGCGACCGGAACGCGCGGTGCTGCTGCTGGAACAGGGCCGGGGCGTCCTGCTGGGCCGGGCCATGGCCACCCGTGACGGGCTCGGACGGCTGCGCGGCGCCCACCCCGCTCTCGCCGAGCGCTTCACCCGCCTGCGACAACGGCTCGACGCGCTCGAGGCCGCCGCCGCGGACACCGCCCAGGGCCTGTTGCCGGCCGGCACCACCGACCTGCGCCACACCCTCGCGGCCGAGCTGGAGCACCTCGTCGCCGAGATCCGCGCGCGGCCGGGCTTCTCCGACTTCCTCGGCGCGCCGCCCATCGAGGCGCTGCTGGCCTGCGCCGATCAGGGCCCGGTGGTGCTCGCCTACTGCAGCGAATTCCGCAATGACGCCCTGGTGCTGCGGGACGGCGACGTCCTCCTCGTCCCGTTGCCGCACGCCACCCCGCAGGCCGTCGCCGAGCAGGCAGACCGCCTCGAGCAGGCGCTCGCCGACGCGGCCGACCCCGCCCGTGACCGGGCGGCCCAGCAGACGGTCAGCGAAGTCCTGGCCTGGACCTGGGACCATGTCACCGGCCCGGTGCTCGGCCGGCTCGGGTTGGACGGGCCCACACCCGACGGCGAGTGGCACCGCTTGTGGTGGTCGCCGGGAGGTGCGCTGGCCTCGCTGCCGCTGCACGCGGCCGGTCACCACGGCACGGCCCCGGGCGCCGTGCCGGACGGCGGATCCGTCCCCGCCCCGGTTACGGCCGGGCCGGGACCACGGACGGTACTGGACCGGGTGGTCTCCTCCTACACGCCGACGGTCGGAGCCCTCCGGTACGCCAGGGCCCGGGCCGCCGCCCCCCGTCCGCACGGCCCGCTGCTCGCCGTGGCGCTCCCCGAGACTCCCGGCGCCCGGCCGCTCGGCGGCGCGCGGCGCGAGGTGGAGGTACTGCGCGGGCTCCTGCCGACCACGGTGCTGTCCGAGGAGCGGGCCACCTTCGCACAGGTGATGGAGGCCCTGCCTCGTCATCCCTGCGTGCACTTCGCCTGCCACGGGGTCAGCGAGCCCGCCGATCCCTCGAACGGCCGGCTCCTGGTGTACGACCACGCGACCCGCCCGCTGACGGTCCGGGAGATCTCCCGCCTGGAACTGCCTGCGGCACGGCTCGCGGTGATGTCCGCGTGCGAGACGGCGCGGGGCGGCGGGGAGCTGGCCGACGAGGCGATCCACATCACCTCCGCCTTCCAGCTCGCGGGATATCCCCACGCCGTCGGAACGCTGTGGCCGGTGCACGACGCGGTGGCCGTCCGCGTCACCCGCCTCCTCTACCGGGAGCTGTGCACCGAAGGAGCCGACGACGGACCGGAACTGGACGACACGAGGACGGCCCACGCACTGCACCAGGCGGTTCTGCGGTGCCGCGTCGCCTACGCGGCCAGTCCCAGCCTGTGGGCGGCACACGTGCACGCGGGCGCCTGA
- a CDS encoding GH1 family beta-glucosidase: MTIDLAALPHDFLWGTATSAYQIEGAVAEDGRSPSIWDTFSHTPGKTAGGDHGDVACDHYHRWREDIALMSRLGVNAYRLSVAWPRVVPGGDGPVNAKGLAFYDELTDGLLEAGITPSVTLYHWDLPQALQDRGGWPERDTASAFAEYASVVAGRLGDRVSHWATLNEPLCSAWIGHLEGTMAPGLTDLTAAVRASYHLLLGHGLAARAIRAAAPGAQVGIVNNLSTIHPATDRPEDLAAARRMDGHTNRWWLDPVHGRGFPSDMRELYGVELPEHPGDSAAIAAPLDWLGLNYYFPQTVADDPEGPAPYARAVRRDGVPRTGMDWEIDASGIESLLLRLTDDYGARRLYVTENGSAYPDVVRPDGRVDDPERQEYLLGHLAACASAARKGAPLAGYFAWSLLDNFEWAYGYEKRFGLVHVDYATQKRTIKGTGHRYADVVRAHRSQARKAA, from the coding sequence GTGACCATCGACCTCGCCGCACTCCCGCACGACTTCCTGTGGGGCACGGCCACCTCGGCGTACCAGATCGAGGGAGCCGTGGCGGAGGACGGCCGCTCGCCGTCGATCTGGGACACGTTCTCGCACACCCCCGGGAAGACCGCCGGCGGCGACCACGGCGATGTCGCCTGCGACCACTACCACCGCTGGCGCGAGGACATCGCCCTGATGAGCCGGCTGGGCGTGAACGCCTACCGCCTGTCGGTCGCCTGGCCGCGCGTCGTCCCGGGCGGCGACGGCCCCGTCAACGCCAAGGGCCTCGCCTTCTACGACGAGTTGACCGACGGTCTGCTGGAGGCGGGCATCACCCCGTCCGTCACCCTCTACCACTGGGACCTGCCGCAGGCGCTCCAGGACCGGGGTGGCTGGCCGGAGCGCGACACCGCGTCGGCGTTCGCGGAGTACGCCTCGGTCGTCGCAGGGCGCCTGGGCGACCGCGTCTCCCACTGGGCCACCCTCAACGAGCCCCTGTGCTCGGCGTGGATCGGCCACCTCGAGGGCACGATGGCCCCCGGCCTGACGGACCTCACGGCCGCCGTGCGCGCCTCCTACCACCTGCTGCTCGGTCACGGGCTCGCGGCCCGGGCGATCCGTGCGGCGGCCCCGGGAGCGCAGGTCGGCATCGTCAACAACCTCTCCACCATCCACCCCGCGACCGACCGCCCCGAGGATCTCGCCGCCGCCCGCCGCATGGACGGCCACACCAACCGCTGGTGGCTCGACCCGGTGCACGGCAGAGGCTTCCCGTCGGACATGCGCGAGCTCTACGGCGTCGAACTCCCGGAACACCCCGGCGACTCGGCGGCCATCGCCGCCCCCCTGGACTGGCTGGGCCTGAACTACTACTTCCCGCAGACCGTCGCCGACGATCCCGAAGGCCCCGCGCCGTACGCCCGGGCCGTACGCCGTGACGGCGTCCCGCGCACCGGCATGGACTGGGAGATCGACGCGAGCGGCATCGAGTCACTGCTCCTGCGGCTCACCGACGACTACGGGGCGCGCCGGCTGTACGTCACGGAGAACGGCTCGGCCTACCCTGACGTCGTCCGTCCCGACGGAAGGGTCGACGACCCCGAGCGGCAGGAGTACCTGCTGGGTCACCTCGCCGCCTGCGCCTCCGCGGCCCGCAAGGGCGCTCCGCTGGCGGGCTACTTCGCCTGGTCGCTCCTGGACAACTTCGAGTGGGCGTACGGCTACGAGAAGCGGTTCGGGCTCGTGCACGTCGACTACGCGACGCAGAAGCGCACGATCAAGGGCACGGGGCACCGGTACGCCGATGTCGTCCGGGCCCATCGGAGTCAGGCGCGCAAGGCGGCCTGA
- a CDS encoding carbohydrate ABC transporter permease, translating into MAPPRSFLWSRRIFLTLLTGFVLVPVYVMVSSSLKPLADVTGKFRWLPSELTIRPYIDIWSTVPLARYFVNSLVVAGAATVCSVVIAVFSAYAVSRYEFRGKRVFTVTVLSTQMFPGILFLLPLFLIYVNIGNATGIALFGSRGGLILTYLTFSLPFSIWMLIGYFDSVPRDLDEAALVDGCGPLGALFRVVVPAAVPGIVAVAVYAFMTAWGEVLFASVMTNDTTRTLAVGLQGYSTLNDVYWNQIMAASLVVSVPVVAGFLLLQRYLVAGLTAGAVK; encoded by the coding sequence ATGGCCCCGCCCCGCTCCTTCCTGTGGTCCCGGCGGATCTTCCTGACGCTGCTGACGGGCTTCGTGCTCGTCCCGGTCTACGTCATGGTCTCCAGCTCGCTGAAGCCCCTGGCGGACGTGACGGGCAAGTTCCGCTGGCTGCCGAGCGAGCTGACGATCCGCCCGTACATCGACATCTGGTCGACGGTCCCGCTGGCCCGCTACTTCGTCAACTCCCTCGTGGTGGCCGGAGCGGCGACGGTCTGCTCGGTGGTGATCGCGGTCTTCTCCGCGTACGCGGTGAGCCGCTACGAGTTCCGCGGCAAACGCGTCTTCACCGTCACCGTCCTGTCCACGCAGATGTTCCCGGGCATCCTCTTCCTGCTGCCGCTGTTCCTGATCTACGTCAACATCGGCAACGCGACGGGCATCGCCCTGTTCGGCTCGCGCGGCGGCCTGATCCTCACCTATCTCACCTTCTCCCTGCCGTTCTCGATCTGGATGCTGATCGGATACTTCGACTCGGTGCCGCGCGACCTGGACGAGGCGGCCCTGGTCGACGGCTGCGGTCCGCTCGGCGCGCTGTTCCGGGTCGTCGTCCCGGCGGCCGTGCCCGGCATCGTCGCGGTCGCGGTCTACGCCTTCATGACCGCATGGGGCGAGGTGCTGTTCGCCTCGGTGATGACCAACGACACCACCCGCACCCTCGCCGTCGGCCTCCAGGGCTACTCCACCCTCAACGACGTGTACTGGAACCAGATCATGGCCGCCTCGCTGGTCGTCAGCGTGCCCGTGGTCGCGGGCTTCCTGCTGCTCCAGCGCTATCTGGTGGCCGGCCTGACGGCGGGAGCCGTGAAGTGA
- a CDS encoding carbohydrate ABC transporter permease: MTTTAQAERPAVRKSTPGAARGPRRRTGRVRRVGLPYLLLLPALLLELLVHLVPMVIGIVMSFKELTQFYIRDWGAAPWSALDNYRVSVDFDAPVGEALLHSFLVTIAFTLLSVGLCWLIGTAAAVFMQDTFRGRGLLRALFLVPYALPVYAAVITWVFMFQHDNGLVNHVLHDQLGLTDKPSFWLIGDNSFIALLTVSVWKGWPFAFLIVMAGLQNIPGELYEAAALDGAGVWQRIRRITLPSLRPVNQVLVLVLFLWTFNDFNTPFVLFGRTAPEAADLISVHIYQASFVTWNFGTGSAMSVLLLLFLLLVTGGYLALTSRGRRRAS, translated from the coding sequence ATGACCACCACTGCCCAGGCCGAGAGGCCGGCGGTCCGCAAGAGCACGCCCGGCGCGGCACGCGGCCCCCGCCGCCGCACCGGGCGCGTCCGCCGCGTCGGCCTGCCCTATCTGCTGCTCCTGCCCGCCCTGCTCCTCGAACTCCTCGTCCACCTGGTGCCGATGGTGATCGGCATCGTCATGAGCTTCAAGGAGCTCACGCAGTTCTACATCCGTGACTGGGGCGCCGCCCCCTGGTCCGCCCTCGACAACTACAGGGTGTCGGTGGACTTCGACGCCCCGGTCGGCGAGGCCCTGCTCCACTCGTTCCTCGTCACGATCGCCTTCACCCTGCTGTCGGTGGGCCTGTGCTGGCTGATCGGCACGGCCGCGGCGGTCTTCATGCAGGACACCTTCCGGGGCCGCGGCCTGCTCCGGGCCCTGTTCCTGGTGCCGTACGCGCTCCCGGTCTACGCGGCCGTCATCACCTGGGTCTTCATGTTCCAGCACGACAACGGCCTGGTGAACCACGTCCTGCACGACCAGCTGGGCCTCACCGACAAGCCGTCCTTCTGGCTCATCGGCGACAACAGCTTCATCGCGCTGCTGACGGTGTCGGTGTGGAAGGGCTGGCCGTTCGCCTTCCTCATCGTCATGGCGGGCCTGCAGAACATCCCCGGCGAGTTGTACGAGGCGGCCGCCCTGGACGGCGCCGGCGTCTGGCAGCGGATCCGACGCATCACCCTGCCGTCCCTGCGCCCGGTCAACCAGGTGCTGGTGCTCGTCCTCTTCCTCTGGACGTTCAACGACTTCAACACGCCGTTCGTCCTGTTCGGCAGGACCGCGCCGGAGGCCGCCGACCTCATCTCGGTGCACATCTACCAGGCGTCTTTCGTCACCTGGAACTTCGGCACCGGCTCCGCGATGTCCGTCCTGCTGCTGCTGTTCCTGCTGCTGGTCACGGGCGGCTACCTGGCGCTCACCTCGCGCGGACGGAGAAGGGCCTCATGA
- a CDS encoding ABC transporter substrate-binding protein — protein sequence MRSIRAAAAGAVTLSLALAATACGGGSATGGGSNDSPKTLTYWASNQGAGIEVDKKVLQPELDKFEKQTGIKVKLEVVPWSDLLNRILTATTSGQGPDVLNIGNTWSASLQATGALLPWDAENFGKIGGRDRFVDSALGSTGAEGKDPAAVPLYSMSYALYYNKKLFADAGISKPPATWDELVADGKKLSKDGKWALGMEGSNPSENIHHAFVFAKQHGADFFTADGKADFTGDGTVAAVKQYVDLMAKDKVIAPGNAEYAQNQSVSDFAKGKTAMLLWQSASANLESQGMSKDDYGIAPVPVRSGTPGTGKQVNSMVAGINLAVFKNTDNSDGAAKFVKFMTSDAEQKILNKAYSTIPPVKSAQTDAAFATPANTVLKDTLAKSAVALPQVADESQFETAVGTAVKSLFADAAAGRPVTTGSVKAALEKAQQQMPAA from the coding sequence ATGCGCAGCATCCGAGCCGCGGCGGCAGGCGCCGTCACACTGTCACTGGCCCTCGCGGCCACGGCCTGCGGAGGCGGCTCCGCCACCGGCGGCGGATCGAACGATTCGCCGAAGACGCTCACCTACTGGGCGTCCAACCAGGGCGCCGGCATCGAGGTCGACAAGAAGGTCCTCCAGCCCGAACTCGACAAGTTCGAGAAGCAGACCGGCATCAAGGTGAAGCTGGAGGTCGTCCCCTGGTCGGACCTGCTCAACCGCATCCTCACCGCCACCACCTCCGGCCAGGGCCCGGACGTGCTGAACATAGGCAACACCTGGAGCGCCTCGCTCCAGGCCACGGGCGCGCTGCTGCCCTGGGACGCCGAGAACTTCGGCAAGATCGGCGGCCGGGACCGGTTCGTCGACTCGGCACTCGGCTCCACCGGCGCGGAGGGCAAGGACCCGGCGGCGGTGCCGCTGTACTCGATGTCGTACGCGCTCTACTACAACAAGAAGCTGTTCGCCGACGCCGGCATCTCCAAGCCCCCGGCCACCTGGGACGAGCTCGTCGCCGACGGTAAGAAGCTGTCCAAGGACGGCAAGTGGGCCCTGGGCATGGAGGGTTCGAACCCGTCGGAGAACATCCACCACGCCTTCGTCTTCGCCAAGCAGCACGGCGCCGACTTCTTCACCGCCGACGGCAAGGCCGACTTCACCGGGGACGGGACGGTCGCCGCGGTCAAGCAGTACGTCGATCTGATGGCCAAGGACAAGGTCATCGCGCCCGGCAACGCCGAGTACGCTCAGAACCAGTCCGTCAGCGACTTCGCCAAGGGGAAGACGGCGATGCTGCTGTGGCAGTCGGCGTCCGCCAACCTCGAGTCGCAGGGCATGAGCAAGGACGACTACGGCATCGCCCCCGTGCCCGTCCGGTCCGGCACCCCCGGCACCGGCAAGCAGGTCAACTCGATGGTCGCCGGCATCAACCTGGCCGTCTTCAAGAACACCGACAACAGCGACGGCGCCGCCAAGTTCGTGAAGTTCATGACGAGCGACGCCGAGCAGAAGATCCTCAACAAGGCCTACAGCACGATCCCGCCCGTCAAGTCGGCCCAGACGGACGCCGCCTTCGCCACCCCGGCCAACACCGTCCTCAAGGACACCCTCGCGAAGAGCGCCGTGGCACTGCCGCAGGTCGCCGACGAGTCCCAGTTCGAGACGGCCGTCGGCACGGCCGTCAAGAGCCTGTTCGCCGACGCGGCCGCAGGGCGACCGGTCACCACCGGCTCGGTGAAGGCGGCCCTGGAGAAGGCCCAGCAGCAGATGCCGGCGGCCTGA